TCGTTGAGAACCGCAGAAGCTTCCGCTTCCGTCATGCGATTGGCTTGGTAAGCCAGACTTGCCCGTCCCAATTTTACGACCAAATCGTTGGGGTCGCGAGTGAGCAGTTGGTCGTAAATGGCGATCGCATCATCCGCTCTTCCCTGAGCCACGCGAATTCCAGCCAAACCCCGCAGGGCACTCGATAGCAGCCTATCCGAGGGATTGCGATTAATAATCGACTCATACCGCCGTGCACTGGCTTCCAAATTCCCCTCGCGACGGTCAAGATCCGCCAGCAATAACTCCGGCGTCAAGTCATTCGCCCCCGCTGCGGTGGCTTGGTAAGCCGCTAGCGCCTGCCTCGCTTGGGCAACTTGATTGCGCTGGAGGTACATCTGCGCCACCCGGACATTCAAGAACGGCGCATCCACGTTCGATGCCAGCAAACTCTCGTAAATGGGCAGTAATTCTGGGTCGGGTGGGTCGATGGGCACCAACGCTTGAGCCAGCGCCAGTCGATCTGTGGCATCCTCCGGCAGGGGTTGGAATTGGGACAGCAAGCGATCGCGGAATTCGGCTTGAGAAAGTTGACCCAGTTGGTTAGCTAAGATTAACTGCTTTAGCTGTAGGGTCTTATTATTCGGTTGCGCCGCTGCTGCCTGTTGATACAGGGAAAGCGCCTGAGCTCGTTCTGAGGGGACTTCACTTAAGACATCAGCAATTTCTCGCACCAACGCTGGGTTGGGATTGGGTGTGGACGCGAGTACTGAGTTGTAAAGCGCTACGCCTTCGGAGTAAAGGTCGGTTCGCCGCTGCTCTCGACCAATCGTGGTGAGGGCACGCGCCAAGGGCAATGCCGCATCCTGTCTGCCTCGCAAGGGTTCTAGAGTTGCCAAGGCTTGGTCAACCTGTCCATTAGCGGCTAATGATTGGGCTAATTCTGAGCGCAGTTCGATCGCTAACCCATCGAGTTTCTTGGATTTACGCAGTTCTTGCTCGCTAACTTGCACCGATTGAGCGGTACTGCCCGTTTTCCGCAGGGCGATCGCATAAGCGGGTACGCCATAGTCGGTAATCTTTTTCCCGGTGGCTTGATAACGCCTGAAGAATTCCAGCGCTTGCTGATAATTGCCACTGTAAGTATAGATTTTGGCGGCTCCCAGGAGGGTGTCGGGGGTGGGATTGTTGGCTAAGGCAACTTGATAATCCGCAAAGGATTCGGAATAACGCCCTTGAAATCCTAAGAGTAACGCCCGCTGGGCGCGGGATTCGTTGTCGTTGGGGTTTTGGCTTAATAAGGTGTTGAGCGCCTCAATCCCCCGGACTTGCCACTCTGGACGATAACCACCGAGTAATCCCACGGCTTTGAGGGCGGGGACGTTGTTGGGAGCTTGTTCGAGGACGCGCTGATAAGCCGTCCAGGCATCGGCGTCTTTGCCGGCTTTTTGATAGGCTTGGGCTAATCCTAATTTCGCTTCTAAGGAGTTGGGAGAGCTGCGGAGGGCTTGTTGAAAGGCGGCGATCGCATCATTCGCTAATCCCCTTTGCAGCAGGGATTGTCCGCGACGCACGGCAGCCGGAACCGCTTGTGCCTCAGCCGATGGGACGATCCCATCCACAGGGATGAGGGGCAGTCCCCCCGCTAGTCCACACATGATGAAGCAGGTCAACAAACGTGACCAGCGAGAATTACTCCATAGGCGAGAATACTCCGATCTCATCATTTAAAAGCCCTCCCAAGGTTAAGAAGATCGAATTCGGTTTTTACCCGGAACCCAGCCACGAGATCGGAGAACTCATCGCGGGCTTGTAGTGTCACACCGGCTCGGAGA
The genomic region above belongs to Allocoleopsis franciscana PCC 7113 and contains:
- a CDS encoding tetratricopeptide repeat protein, translating into MMRSEYSRLWSNSRWSRLLTCFIMCGLAGGLPLIPVDGIVPSAEAQAVPAAVRRGQSLLQRGLANDAIAAFQQALRSSPNSLEAKLGLAQAYQKAGKDADAWTAYQRVLEQAPNNVPALKAVGLLGGYRPEWQVRGIEALNTLLSQNPNDNESRAQRALLLGFQGRYSESFADYQVALANNPTPDTLLGAAKIYTYSGNYQQALEFFRRYQATGKKITDYGVPAYAIALRKTGSTAQSVQVSEQELRKSKKLDGLAIELRSELAQSLAANGQVDQALATLEPLRGRQDAALPLARALTTIGREQRRTDLYSEGVALYNSVLASTPNPNPALVREIADVLSEVPSERAQALSLYQQAAAAQPNNKTLQLKQLILANQLGQLSQAEFRDRLLSQFQPLPEDATDRLALAQALVPIDPPDPELLPIYESLLASNVDAPFLNVRVAQMYLQRNQVAQARQALAAYQATAAGANDLTPELLLADLDRREGNLEASARRYESIINRNPSDRLLSSALRGLAGIRVAQGRADDAIAIYDQLLTRDPNDLVVKLGRASLAYQANRMTEAEASAVLNEWLQQRPNEAPPELFTLVGALPASPEREALYNSLLALDPDNTGVQLRRLQVIAKRDPIAAKEEVAKLIARNPNNIGAYFVQADLATALKDYELAIASYQEILQREPNNTGALLGLGGVRFTQQKFAEARDIYQRVLEIEPKNLIARTNLAELNVADDRRFTALDQFKELNAEQQAQSGQTNPELDNRIQEVEVDILKRRGFQPPWERY